The Streptomyces sp. cg36 genomic interval GTGCGCCGGTCGGGAGCCGGGCCCCTCACCGCTTCCCGGCCGCCTCCCGCAGATAGGCGCCGAAGCGGTCGATCGCCGAGGGGTTGCGGGGGCTCTCCACCAGGTCGGCGTAGTCAAGGGTGAAGATACGCCGGTTCTTGACGGCGGCGACGTCCCGCAGGGGCGCGTAGGAGAGCAGGAACTTCTTCTTGGCCTCGGCGCTCACGTCGCCGTAGTCGCAGACGAGGATGACGTCGGGGTCGCGCGCCACGACGCTCTCCCAGCCCACCGTGGTCCAGGAGTCCGCCAGGTCGTGCATCACGTTGGCGCCTCCGGCCTCGGCGATGATCTGCTCGGGGGCGCCGAAGCGGCCGGAGGTGAAGGGCTGGTCCCGGCCGCTGTCGTAGAGGAAGACCTTGGGCCGGTCGCCGCCCTGGGGGGCCTTGGCCCGTACGTCCGCGACGCGCTTCTTGAAGTCGGCGACCAGCCGTGCGGCCCGCTCCTCGACGCCGAAGAGCTTGCCCAGGTTGGTCAGGTCCGTGTACAGCGCGTCCAGCGGCGGCATGATGCCCCGCGACGTCTTCGTGCGGGCGTTGCGGCAGGACTCGGTGAGGACGTACGAGGGGATGCCGAGCTTGTGCAGGGCTTCGGGGGTCAGCCCCTCGGCGTCGCTGAAGCCGTAGCTCCATCCGGCGAAGACGAGGTCGGCGCGGGCGTCGAGGACGTTCTCCTTGGTGAGCTGGTTCTTGGAGAGCCACTTCACCTTGTCGTAGCCGCCCTTCCACGGCACGTCGCTCAGGTCGCCCTTGTCGTCGGGCATGGCGAACCCGGCCATCCGGTCCTCCAGGCCCAGCGCCAGCATCAGTTCGGTGATGCCGACGTCATTGGTGACGACCCGTTCCGGGACCTTGTCGTAGGTCACCTGACGCCCGCAGTTGGTGAGCGTGACCGCCGCGGATCCGGTGGTGTCCGCGGAGTCCGCCCGCTCGACGGACGCGCCGCAACCGGTGGTCACGACGAGGCAGAGGGCGGCGGCGAGCAACTTGCGCATGGGGGTCCTCACGGGGTGGTCGGGGTGGGCCGGGACGTCGGAAGCAGATCGAAGAGGAGCTGGACGGCGCCGGTGACGGGATGCCGCACGCGATGGGCGCGGACGCCGAACACCTCGGCCAGCAGGTCGGGGCGGAGCACGTCGTGCGGTGCTCCGGAGGCGACGATCCGGCCGCCGTCGATCACGTACAGCAGGTCGCAGTGGGCGGCGGCGAGGTTGAGGTCGTGCAGCGCGGCCAGCACCGTCACCCCGCTCTCGCGGACCAGGGACAGGACGTCCAACTGATGGGCGATGTCGAGGTGGTTGGTGGGTTCGTCGAGCACCAGCACGCTCGGCCGCTGCGCGAGCGCGCGGGCGATGAGGACCCGCTGCTTCTCGCCGCCGGACAGACCGAGGACGCCGCGGTCGGCGAGGTGGGCGACGCCGGTGCGCTCCATGGCCCGCTCGCAGATCTCGCGGTCCGAGGCCGCCGTGCGGTCCCGGTGCGGCAGCCGGCCCATGGCGACCACCTCGGCCACCGTGAAGTCGAAGTCCGCCGACGACTCCTGCGGCAGCGCCGCCAGCACCCGGGCGGCGGCCCGGGGATCCATGGCGTGCAGGTCCTCGCCGTCGAGCCGGACGGCTCCCCCGCTGGGCCGCAGCGCCCGGTACACACTGCGCAGCAGGGTGGACTTCCCGCTGCCGTTGGGTCCGACGAGCCCGACGAACGCCCCGCTGTCCACGGTGAGCCGCACCTCGTCGACCAGCCGGACGCGGGCGGCCTCGACCGTCACTCCGTCGATGTCGATCCGCACGTCAGCGACCTCCGAAGGCATGGCCGCCCCGCCGCATGAGCAGGATGAACGCGGGCACACCGACCACCGCGGTGACGACCCCCACGGGCAGTTCCGTCGGGGCGAGCAGCAGCCGGGACAGCACGTCCGCCCAGACCAGCAGCACCGCACCGACCAGCGGCGCGATCACCAGGACCCGCCGGTGGTCGGCGCCGACCACCATCCGTACGACATGGGGCACCATCAGCCCGACGAACCCGATGGCCCCGCTGACCGCGACGACCGTGCCGGTGACTGCGGCGGTGACCAGGAAGAGCTCCCGGCGCAGCCGCGAGGGCGGCACGCCGAGCGCGGCCGACGTCTCGTCCCCCATGGCGAGCGCGTTGAGCGCCTCGGCGCGCCACCGCAGCCACGCCCAGCCGGCCGCCACCGTCACGGCCGCGATGGGGAGTTGCGCCCAGGTCGCCCCGCCCAGACTGCCCAGCAGCCACATCATCGCGGACCGGGCCGCCTCGCCCCGGGCCGCGCCGAACACCATGACGGTGGTGAGGGCCTCGAAGCCGTACGCCAGCGCCGTGCCCGTCAGGATCAGCCGCAGCGGCGTCAGCCCGTGGGGCGAGCGGGCCACCGCGTACACCAGCACCATGGCCGCGAGCGCGGAGACGAACGCGGACACGGACAGCGCCCACACCCCGAGCCCGGCGAACGCCCCCAGCAGGATGACGGCGTTGGCGCCCACGGCGGCGCCGGAGGAGATGCCCAGGACGAACGGGTCGGCCAGCGCGTTGCGGACCATCGCCTGCACCGCCACGCCGACGCCCGCGAGCCCCGCCCCGACGACCGCGCCGAGCAGCACTCTGGGCAGCCGGATCTCCCAGACGATGGTGTACGGGGCCGCGTCGGCCGCCGCCACCGTGCCGCCGGTCAGCCCGGCCCACAGGAAGCGGAACGTGTCCGCCCAGTCGATGTCGGAGGCTCCGAGCCCCACACCGCACACGAGCGACGCGGCGAGCAGGAGCGCGAGGCCGAGACCGAGCGGCAGCACGGGTATCCGGCTGGGGGCGGTACTTCGGAGCACGGTGGGGACCGTCCTTCACATGGGCCGCCTGCTGGACGGCACACAGGAGACAGCCCGTGCGGCCGTGGTCCGACCGCGCGGTCCCCTCTCGCAGTCCACGGCGAGCAGTCAGCGGGTCGCAGGCCCCCCACGGGCGATCGGGCTCACACGGCGGCCGTCGGGGCAGCCGTGCACACCGTTGCGGGTCAGCGCCGGAATCCCACCGGACTTCTCCCGCGGGAGACGGGAGGAGCGTAACAAACGCCCTGGTCGGTACGTTTACCGACGGCACGCGGTCGCCGAGGGGCCGCCGCGCGCCCGGCGCGCGCACCCGGCGCACCACGGTGTGCCGCCGTACATCACCCCGAATCGGCCCCGCGGTCGCCCCCGCGTCAGTAACCTCCCTGCGGGGGGTGGTGCACGGTGCAGAAGCTGCACGTATCCATCACGGCGACCAGCGACCGCTTCGACGCCGACGACGACAGATGGCTCGCCCAGGTCCGTCTGCTCCTGCGGGAGCTGGGCGGGGAAGTCCCGCTGAGGACACGGCACATGGCCGCGGAGCCGGACACGAAGAGCGGCGGGCCGCCGGAGGTGGTCCTGGAGATCCTCCCCGCCGCCGTCACCGGCGTCGTGGCGATCGTCCTGGGCTGGCTGAGGTACAGCCGCGACCGCGCGGTCCATCTCACCTGGGACGAGGACGGCGTGAAGGGCGAGTTGACGGTCACCACCAAGAACAGCGACAACGCCACCTTGCGGGCGGCCACGGAGGCCCGGCTGCGCGCCGTGTTCCCTCGCGCCGGGGCCGGGGAAGAGCCCGCGTCGCCGGGTGACGCGTCGGCGGACGGCGGTTCCGTTGAATGAGGGGCCGCCGGACGGGGCGCGACCGCCGTACCGCGCCCTGCTGATCGGCAACGCCGACTTCGAGGACGCGTCGGCGCTGAAGCCGCTGCGGGGGCCGACGAGCGACCTCAGAGAGCTCAAGGCCGCGCTGACCGATCCCGAGGTGGGGCTGCCCTGGCACGTGACGGAGCTGCCCGACGGCCTCAAGCGGGAGGTCGACGTGGCCATGTCGGAGTTCTTCGAAGACGCCCACCCGGACGAGCGGTTGCTCCTCTACTACAGCGGCCACGGCCAGCTCGACGCGGACGGCAGGCTCTACCTGTGCGCCAGGGACACGAGGGTCGAGCGGATGTGGGCGACCGCGGTCCGGCACTGGGACATCAACGACCTGATGGACCGGTGCGCCGCCGGGGCCATCATCGTGATCCTGGACTGCTGCTTCAGCGGGCGGGCGACCGACTCGAAGGGGGCCGACACGGCCGCCCCGCTCGCGGGCCGGGGCCGGTTCGTCCTGAGCAGCTGCGGACGGCGGGAGCTGGCCAGGGACGCGGCCGTCGAGGGCGAGCCGAGCCTCTTCACCGGCCACCTCGTCGCGGCGCTGCGGCACGGCGCGGTGGGGCTCGGCGGCCATGTCACGGCCCAGCAGGTCCACACCTACGTGGACGCTCAGCTGCGCGGCTGCGGCCAGCGGCCCGGGTTCAAGGTGGACGGACAGACCGGCAACGTGCCGCTGGCGCGCAGACCCGTTCCCGCGCCACCGGCGGCCGAGCCCCCGGGTAAGCCCGCGCCCGAACCCCCGCTGAACACCTCACCCGTGTTCGCGCCGCCCCGGGGGTCCCACCAACACCCGCCCGTGGAATGCGGTTTCACCGGGGTCGTGCACGTCCTGCTGCCCCACGCGCGAGGAACGTTGAGCGTGTACCGGGACGCCCTCCTCGCCGCGGAGAGCGGAGGCGAGGTGCCGGGATGGTGGTTCGCGGCCGAGCCCCTCGGATACCACCGCAAGCGGGCACGGCTCACCGGTACGGTGAGCACGAGCGGCGACGTCCGCTTCGCCCTGCCGGGGGACGCGGGGACCGTGACCTGGCCGGCGGAGCAGCTGAGCAGCTTCGAGAAGGCGCGCGCCACCGGCACCTGGCCCACCACCCCGCAACCGACCCAGACCGACGCCACCCACACCGTCCTCAAGGCGCACGACCGGCACTACCGCAGGCTCGCGCGCATGCCGTGGACGCTGGCGGGTTCCCTGGCCGTCTTCGCCCTGTCGGTCACCCTGATCGTGCACGTGCTCACCCCGCCCGTCCCCGGCCAGATACCGGTGTATCCGTTCCTCCTCGCCCTGTTCAGCGGGCTGAGCACGGTTTTCTCCGGCAACCTCGTCTGGGTCCATCTCCACATCAGGGAGTGCCTCAAGCTCCCCAAGCTGCCGATCCAGCGCATGCTGGTGAACACCCGCACGGAACCCGCGTACACCGCCGTCTCCGACATGGGGGTGCCCGTGACCATTCCGGCGACCGAGCGCACCTACCTGTGGGACGACACCTATCGGCTCGCCCTGCCGCCGGGCTTCTTCGGCGGTCTGCCCAGGCGCCTTTCGTCCCGAGGGGCGCACACTCCCCTGTCGGTGGAGGTCATGGGAGTGCCCCACCCGGGCCAGTGGGTGCTCGCCCGCACCCCTCGGGGCAACCTGTGGCCCTCCGGACGGCTGAAGGAGAGCTTCCACCACGAACCCGCCAAGCCCGTCCCGCCGCTCGCCACCTTCGACGGGCCCCCGCGCCGGAAGTAGGCCCGGAAGCGGGCGAGGACAGCGCGCCCACCCGTGCCCGGCTCGCGGCGGAATGTGACAGGACCGCCCCGGACCAGGTACGAAGTCCTTCGTGGACAACCAGGTGCCGGGCGCGACCATCCGGATATTCATCGCCCTCGCCCCGCCCGACGACGCCAAGGCGGAGCTGGAGCGGGCGCTGCTCCCCGCCTACGAGGCGCATCCGCGCCTGCGGTGGAACCGCGTCGAGGACTGGCACATCACCCTCGCCTTCCTCGGCGAGCTCCCGGTCGCCACCGTCCCCCTGCTGCGACCGCCGCTCGCGGCCCTCGCGGCGGCGCACCCGCCCGTACGGCTGGCGCTGCGCGGCGGCGGCCACTTCGACGAGCGGGTGCTGTGGAGCGGGATCGGCGGGGACCTCGACGGGCTGCACCTGCTCGCCGACGCGGTCCGCGGTGTGGTCAAGGAGTGCGGTGTGCCCTTCGCGGACCGGCCCCTGCGCCCCCATCTGACGCTCGCCCGGGCCCGCCGCGCCGAGCCCCCGGGGGTGGTGGAGACGGCCGCCGCGCTCGCCGGCTTCACCGGCCGCGCCTGGCCCGCCGGGCGTCTGCACCTGGTCGGCAGCAACATCGGCCGCGGCCCCGGGCCGATCCGCTACCGCGACCTCGAAGCCTGGGAGTTCACCGGCGAGGTGTGATTCCGGGGCCCCTTCACGGCCCGGCGAGGCGGACGCGAACGGTTTGACTTTACCTTCTCTTTACGATTTGGTGGGGCGCGCACCACGCCTGAACCACTTACTCCGCTTTGATCCGGGAGAACCACCCTTGAAGCGCACCTTCCGCGCCGCCGCCGGCACGCTCGCCGCCGCCGGGCTCGCCATCGGCCTCACCGCCTGTTCCGGGACCGCCGACAAGGCGGCCGACAAGGCCGCCGAGCAGGTCGACAAGGTCGTGAGCGACACGTATGAGGTCACCTACGAGGTCACCGGCAAGGGCGTGGACTCCATCGACTTCCACGGCGGGGGCGGCGAGGCGATGAAGCCCAGGATCGAGACCGTCGAGAAGCCCGCGCTGCCGTGGAAGAAGACCGTCACGCTGCGCGGCATCATGCCGCCCGCGGTCATGCCCGTGGCCGTGGACCCGTCCGGCACGGACGTCACCTGCAGGATCACCTACAAGGGCAAGGTGCTCAAGGAGGAGAAGGGCCAGAGCCTCGCGACGGCGGGCGGCTGCGTCGCGGTCTCGCCCGCCGGGCAGTAAACCGTCTGCCGGGCGCGGGGACGGCCGGGCGCCAGGGGACGGCCCGACGGGAGGGGGCGGCCCGGCGGGCAGTGACCGTATTCCGGGCGGTGACCGCCCGCCCGGGAGCGACCCCGCCCGCGTCCCGCACCCTCAGCCCTTGTCACCCCGCTCCCGCTTGTTCGACGCGACCCAGTCGTCGTGGGCCTGCCACGCGTAGAGGGTGTCCCCCTCCGCGTACACGTAGTAGAGGCCGCAGCGCGCGGTGGGGTTGGCCGCGCTCTTCGGGAACCAGCCCGCCTTGAGGGCCGGGGGCCGGGGCGCGGCCGACTCCTTGAACGGTGTGCAGGCGGCAGGCAGCCCGCCCTTGGGCAGGGTGGCCTTGAGGAGGCGGTCCCCGCCGGTGGTCTTCATCGCGTACTCGACGGCCCGGGCATCGTCCGGGAGCCAGCGCGGCACCGACTCGCGGTCCGCCTTCGCCTTGCTGCCGGTGGCGTACGAGGAGGCCAGGTCGTGGCGGTTCTCGAACCAGTCGACCGCGGCGGGAACGACGACCACGGCCGCGAAGGCCGCCACGACCGCGCCCCCGGCGACGGTGAGTCCGACGGTACGGGCGCGGGTGCGTCTGCGGGGGCTCGGGGTGTTTCCGGTCGCGGCCATGGTCGTGTGCTCCTCGGGAGATGTGCTGGGTCGTGCTTGCGCTGCCGTTGCTTCCATTGTTCGGGGCGCGCATCGCCCTTCTCGTACGCCGCGAGGAGCAAACCTCGTACGACTCTGGGCTGACCCGGCCCGGCGACACCCCCCAGGGGTCGGACCCCACCGGCTCGCCCCGCGACCTCCTCCCGGGCGTACGGGAGCGGGGGACAATCGCGGTATGACGCCTTCCGCCCCCGGCTCCCCCGACGACCGCGGCTATCTCCTCGACAACGCGCAGCGGGAGGCGGGCACCCGCTTCGACGCGCTGGGCGAGCTCTTCGACCCGACCACCTTCCGCCACATCGAGAGCCTGGGCATCGCCCCGGGATGGCGGTGCTGGGAGGTGGGTGCGGGCGGCCCTTCGGTGGTGTCCTGGCTCGCCGACCGCGTCGGGCCGGGCGGCCGGGTCCTGGCGACCGACATCGACACCTCCTGGGCCTCGCGCGCCGCGGGCGGCGTCGTCGAGGTGCTGCGCCACGACGTGGGCCGGGACGCACCCCCGGCGCACGGCTTCGACCTCGTCCACGCCCGTCTGGTGCTGGTCCACGTGACCGACCGGGAGCGGGCCCTGCGCTCCATGGCCGACGCCCTCCGGCCCGGCGGATGGCTGCTGCTGGAGGACGCCGATCCGGCGGCGCAGCCGCTGATCTGCCTCGACGAGTACGGTCCCGAGCAGGCCCTGGCCAACCGGCTGCGGGCCGGTTTCCGGTCCCTGCTCGCGGCCCGCGGCGCCGATCTGGCCTACGGGCGCAAGCTCCCGCGCCTGCTGAGGGAGGCGGGGCTGGCCGATGTCGCCGCCGACGCCCACTTCCCCGTCACGTCCCCGGCCTGCGACGTCCTGGAAGCGGCCACCGTGCGCCAGGTCCGCGACAAACTGCTGGCGGCGGGGCTGGCCACGGAGCAGGAGATCGAGGACCACCTCGCCCATGTCGAGTCGGGCCGCCTCGACCTGACCACGGCCCCGATGATCTCCGCGTGGGGGCGCCGCCCGTAGTGGAGCGGAACCCGCCGTTCCCGCAGGCCGCGCGGGCCCGTCGGCGGTGGACGCCTCGCCGGGAGGGGGCGTCGGCGAGGCGCACCTCAGTGTGGCAGCGGCGGGGCCGCCCGGGGGTGTACCGGTGAGGAGTTGGCCGGGACACGACGCACCCCCGCTCCACCCCTCCCCCGCGATCCGGCGCCCGAGCCGGCTACCGCCCCGGTGCGAGCGGGTCCGCGACGAGGCCGCCGATGCGGCGCACCTGCGCGAAGGGGTCCACGGCGAGCTCCCCCGCCGCACGGGTGAGCGCGCGCAACGCCGGTACGAGTCCGGCGCGTTCCTCGGCGGGCAGCCGGGCGACGAGCGCGCCGATCTCGGCCCGCCGGTGCGCCATGACCCGCTCGACCAGCGCGCACCCCTCGGCGGTCGGACGCAGGACCACCTCGCGGCGGTTGGCGGGATTGGGGGCCCGGTCGACCAGACCGGCCGCCGCCAGCCGGTCGACCATCCGCATGGCGGTGGACGGGTTGACCCCCAGGGTGTCCGCCATGGCCGCCAGCTTCAGCGGCGCACAGCTCTCCAGGACCACCAGGGCGCGCAGTTGCGGGAGCGTCATGGCGTCGTCGATCGACGCGAGGGCGCGGGCGGAGACGGCGACAAGCAGCCGTGAGGCGGCCATGACGGCGACGGTCACTTCGTCGGCCTCGCGGTCGAGTCCGGAGGTCTCACCGGGATGGCCGCGCCCGGCCCCGCCGGACCTGGCGGTTCGCGGTGCGTCATCGTCGTACGCCATGGGGTCTGTTATACCCGCACGTACCCCGCAGTCCCCGCCCGTCCCCGCGGGAGCGTCACCCGCGCCCTCACCTCCTGGCCCGCGACACCTGCCGGGTCCGCCACGGTCGCACCGTCCGCGCCCGCGGCCCCGGCCGCCGCCGGGACCCGGACTCCACCGGCCCGGGAAAACGCGTCGAAGTCTGCCCATCGGCCGGGTGGAGGTGGGATCCTGACCTTGCTGCACGGATGCCGATCACGTGATCCACGGGGGAGCCGCATGGCCGAGGTACGGATCAGCGCGGGGAGCGCCGCGGGCGCCACGGCCCTGACCGGGTGGTTGCTGCGCGATCCCTCCGTCGCCCGGGCGGGCGTCACCATCGAGCCCGGCGGCACGGCCGCGCCACCGGTCACCACCATGGGGACGGTGGACACGGTGACCGCCGTGGCCAACAGCGCCGTCGGGCTGATCGGACTGCTCGTCACCACCGCCGCCTGGCGGCGCCCCCGGGGCGTGCAGCGGCCGGTCGTCCGGATCACCGAGAGCGACGGCACCGTCCTCGAGGGCACGGCGGAGGACGTCATCGAGGTCCTGCGGGCCCGCACGGAGCAGTCCGGCACATGACGGCGCTGCTCTCCGACCCCGCGGCCTCGCGGGCGGTACTGATCGGCGTGCCCCGCTACTCGCCGGGGAGCCGACTCGCCCAACTCCCCGCCGTGGAAAGGAACATCACGGCCCTGCGGGACGCGCTGTGCGACGACGCCGTGTGGGGGCTGCGCCCGGACAGCTGCCGGGTGCTCGGCGGCGAGGCCAACGGCGACGCCGTCATGGGCGCCATCAGCGACGCCGTGGGCGAGGCCACCGACACCCTGCTCGTCTACTACGCCGGGCACGGCCTGCTCCACCCCGACCGGCTCTCCGAACTCCATCTCGCCCTGCACGACTCGAACGAGCACCAGATGTGGCGCGCGCTGCCCTACGCCCATGTGCGCGACGAGGTGCGCGCGGCACACCGGCGGCACGGCCTCAAGTGCGCCGTGGTCCTGGACTGCTGCTTCAGCGGCACCGCCGTCGAGGGCGGGATGAGCTCCCGCGAGGCGCTGCTGAAGCGGGCCGCCGACATCGACGGCGTCTGCGTGCTCACCTCCAGCGCGGCCACCGAGGTCGCGTACTCGATGGCCGACGAGGAGCTGTCCGCCTTCACCGGCGCCCTGCTCGGGCTGCTGCGCTCGGGCGTGCCCGAGGCGGGGCCGGTGCTCGACTTCGGGACCCTGCACGCCCGGCTGCACCGGACGCTCAGCGCGCGCGAACACCCCCAGCACCCGCAGATCGGGGCGCACAACTCGGGCGAGCGGATCGCCGTCTTCCACAATGCCGCCTTCACCGCGTCGGCCGCGCCCGGGGCGGGCCCTGCTTCCGGCGCGCCGGAACCGGGGCCCGCCACACGGCTGTTCGGCCGGGAGCGCGAGCTGCGGGAGCTCACGGCGCGGGCCGCCGAGGGGCCCGGCGCCCTGGTCGTGCACGGGCCGCCCGGCGTGGGCAAGTCGGCGCTCGCGGCCGAGCTGCACCGACGGCTGACCGACGGCGGGGACCAGACCATGACGGGCGGCGTCCCGGTCACCCTGCTCGACGACGTGAACGGCCCGATGGGCGCCTCCCCCGGCGACGGGGTGCCGCACGACGCGCTGCTCCTGATCACCAGCCGCTCCTCGCTCACCGACGCGCTGCCGCCCCAGCGCGTGCGGCGCTACGCGCTGGCCCCGCTGGAGGTGGCCGACGCGGTGGCGCTGCTCCAGGACATCAGCGGACTCACCGGGCACGAGGGCGAACTCGCCGAGATCGCCGAGCTGCTCAGCTGCTTCCCGCTCGCCCTGCGCCCCATCGCGGCCCGGCTCCGCCGCACCCCGCCCGATCTGCTGCTCGACGCGATGCGGGAGTCGGACCGGCCGCTGCAGCACCTGCACTCCGACGACGACCGGGTCCGTACCGCGTTCACCGTGTCGTACGAAACCCTCGGCGGCCAGCAGAGGCGGGTGCTCCAGAACTGCGCGGGGCATCCGGGGCCGGACTTCGACCGGCACTCCGCCGCCGCGCTCTGCCGTCTCTCCCCCGGCATCTGCGGGCTGATGCTGGAGGAGCTCGTGGACGTCGGGCTGCTCCAGCGCGCGGGCGACCGCTACGCCTTCCACGACCTGTACCGCAGCTACTCGCGCACCACCCCCGCCGAGGAGAGCGAGCGGCGCACCGCGCTCTACGGGCATCTGCGCGGCCGGCTGGAGTCCGCCCCCGACGACGGCTCCCACCCGGTCTGGCGGGCCGCCGCCCTCGGCGAACTGCGGGCCGCGGCCCGGGCCGCGCGCGAGGACCGGTGGAGCTCGGCCACCGAGCTGAGCTGCGCCGTGGCCGGCGCCCTGCACGCGGAGTCCCGGCCGGGTGAGGCCCGGGAGGAGGCCGAGGCCGCCCTCCGGTACGCGTCCGCCGTGGACCGCGAGGACGGCCCCGGTGCCGCCCGCTCCCGCACCGCGCTGGCCCGGGCCGCCCTGGTCCTGCTGGGCGCCGCGCCGGACCGCGCCGCACCGGCGGTGGTCACCCCGTCCGCGACCCGCCAGGAGGTGGCCGCCGCGCTGCTCCGGGCCGAGGTGCGGGCGCCGCTGGACGACGCCGCGCGCGCCCGCCACCTGATGTCCCTCGCCGAACAGGCGCTGGCCGCCGATCTCGTGGACGAGGCCCTGCGGTTCCAGACCGAGGCGGGTTCGCTCGCGGAGAAGTCCGGGGACCTGGGCCTGCGGGCCGAGTCGCTGGTGGGCCTCGCGGCGCTGCGCATCTACGCCGGGCGGCACCGGGACGCGGTGGAACCGGCCCGTCGCGCGGCCCGGCTGCTCGACGAGCGCGGCGACCGGGAGGGGGCGGCCCACGCCTTCGCGACGGCGGCCGAGGCCCTGCGCAAAACGGGAGACCCGATCCGGGCCCGTCGCGACGCCGACCTCGCGTTCAAGCGCTTCGCGACGGTGGACGACCCCGCCGCGCTCAGCTACGCCTACCGTCTGATCGCCAAGGTCGAATGGGCGCTGGGCGACCGGGTACGGGCGCGTGGGCTCATGGCGGAGGCGCTCCGGCTGCGCCACGGCCCCGGCGTCGAGGACGGGCCCTCGACCCGGGCCATCGCCCACCCCTCGTCCCGGGCGGTCCGCATGGGCATCCCGCCGGGCTTCTCGGTACCGCCGCCCCCGGACCCGGCGGACCAGACGGACTCGGCGGACTCGGCGGACTCGGCGGACTCGGCGGACTCGGCGGACTCGGCGAATCTGACGGACCCTCAACCCCCGTAGTTACGGGCCCGTTCGCCGGATGCGGCGGGGTGCGGGCGCGTAGCCTGTCACGCGGCGCGAGCGAGTGATGTCGCCGCGTGCACGTTCCGTTCCCGTACCAGGAGTGCTCCGCCATGCACATATCCAGACCCTCCCGCTCTCGGCGCGCCAGAGCCGCCGTCCTCGGTGCGGCCCTGGCGGCCGTCCTCACCCTGGCGGGCTGCCAGGACAGCGACTCCGGCGCGGCCCCGCCGCCACCGTCGATCACCGCGAAGTCCACCCCCGCGGCCTCGCCCTCCCCCACCCCGACGCCCACCGCCTCCGTCCACTCCGCCACTCCCACGCCGACGCCGAGCCGCACCAGCGCGAAGCCGCACACCCCGGCCGCCGCGCCCACCAAGCCGCACACCCCCAGGCCCCCGGCGCCGGGCGGCCGGGCGAGCGCCAAGGCCACCGGTTCCGCGCACTCCGGCAGCTGCGAGATCGTCTCCAACGCGGGCAACTGCTACAACGCGGGCCAGTTCTGCCGCAAGGCCGATCTCGGGCGGTCCACGGACGCGGCGAACGGGCGGACGATCTACTGCCGGATGGTGAGCGGACGAC includes:
- a CDS encoding MmpS family transport accessory protein, which codes for MKRTFRAAAGTLAAAGLAIGLTACSGTADKAADKAAEQVDKVVSDTYEVTYEVTGKGVDSIDFHGGGGEAMKPRIETVEKPALPWKKTVTLRGIMPPAVMPVAVDPSGTDVTCRITYKGKVLKEEKGQSLATAGGCVAVSPAGQ
- the thpR gene encoding RNA 2',3'-cyclic phosphodiesterase, with product MDNQVPGATIRIFIALAPPDDAKAELERALLPAYEAHPRLRWNRVEDWHITLAFLGELPVATVPLLRPPLAALAAAHPPVRLALRGGGHFDERVLWSGIGGDLDGLHLLADAVRGVVKECGVPFADRPLRPHLTLARARRAEPPGVVETAAALAGFTGRAWPAGRLHLVGSNIGRGPGPIRYRDLEAWEFTGEV
- a CDS encoding class I SAM-dependent methyltransferase, which codes for MTPSAPGSPDDRGYLLDNAQREAGTRFDALGELFDPTTFRHIESLGIAPGWRCWEVGAGGPSVVSWLADRVGPGGRVLATDIDTSWASRAAGGVVEVLRHDVGRDAPPAHGFDLVHARLVLVHVTDRERALRSMADALRPGGWLLLEDADPAAQPLICLDEYGPEQALANRLRAGFRSLLAARGADLAYGRKLPRLLREAGLADVAADAHFPVTSPACDVLEAATVRQVRDKLLAAGLATEQEIEDHLAHVESGRLDLTTAPMISAWGRRP
- a CDS encoding caspase domain-containing protein — its product is MNEGPPDGARPPYRALLIGNADFEDASALKPLRGPTSDLRELKAALTDPEVGLPWHVTELPDGLKREVDVAMSEFFEDAHPDERLLLYYSGHGQLDADGRLYLCARDTRVERMWATAVRHWDINDLMDRCAAGAIIVILDCCFSGRATDSKGADTAAPLAGRGRFVLSSCGRRELARDAAVEGEPSLFTGHLVAALRHGAVGLGGHVTAQQVHTYVDAQLRGCGQRPGFKVDGQTGNVPLARRPVPAPPAAEPPGKPAPEPPLNTSPVFAPPRGSHQHPPVECGFTGVVHVLLPHARGTLSVYRDALLAAESGGEVPGWWFAAEPLGYHRKRARLTGTVSTSGDVRFALPGDAGTVTWPAEQLSSFEKARATGTWPTTPQPTQTDATHTVLKAHDRHYRRLARMPWTLAGSLAVFALSVTLIVHVLTPPVPGQIPVYPFLLALFSGLSTVFSGNLVWVHLHIRECLKLPKLPIQRMLVNTRTEPAYTAVSDMGVPVTIPATERTYLWDDTYRLALPPGFFGGLPRRLSSRGAHTPLSVEVMGVPHPGQWVLARTPRGNLWPSGRLKESFHHEPAKPVPPLATFDGPPRRK
- a CDS encoding ABC transporter ATP-binding protein; the protein is MRIDIDGVTVEAARVRLVDEVRLTVDSGAFVGLVGPNGSGKSTLLRSVYRALRPSGGAVRLDGEDLHAMDPRAAARVLAALPQESSADFDFTVAEVVAMGRLPHRDRTAASDREICERAMERTGVAHLADRGVLGLSGGEKQRVLIARALAQRPSVLVLDEPTNHLDIAHQLDVLSLVRESGVTVLAALHDLNLAAAHCDLLYVIDGGRIVASGAPHDVLRPDLLAEVFGVRAHRVRHPVTGAVQLLFDLLPTSRPTPTTP
- a CDS encoding FecCD family ABC transporter permease → MLRSTAPSRIPVLPLGLGLALLLAASLVCGVGLGASDIDWADTFRFLWAGLTGGTVAAADAAPYTIVWEIRLPRVLLGAVVGAGLAGVGVAVQAMVRNALADPFVLGISSGAAVGANAVILLGAFAGLGVWALSVSAFVSALAAMVLVYAVARSPHGLTPLRLILTGTALAYGFEALTTVMVFGAARGEAARSAMMWLLGSLGGATWAQLPIAAVTVAAGWAWLRWRAEALNALAMGDETSAALGVPPSRLRRELFLVTAAVTGTVVAVSGAIGFVGLMVPHVVRMVVGADHRRVLVIAPLVGAVLLVWADVLSRLLLAPTELPVGVVTAVVGVPAFILLMRRGGHAFGGR
- a CDS encoding MarR family winged helix-turn-helix transcriptional regulator — its product is MAASRLLVAVSARALASIDDAMTLPQLRALVVLESCAPLKLAAMADTLGVNPSTAMRMVDRLAAAGLVDRAPNPANRREVVLRPTAEGCALVERVMAHRRAEIGALVARLPAEERAGLVPALRALTRAAGELAVDPFAQVRRIGGLVADPLAPGR
- a CDS encoding ABC transporter substrate-binding protein — protein: MRKLLAAALCLVVTTGCGASVERADSADTTGSAAVTLTNCGRQVTYDKVPERVVTNDVGITELMLALGLEDRMAGFAMPDDKGDLSDVPWKGGYDKVKWLSKNQLTKENVLDARADLVFAGWSYGFSDAEGLTPEALHKLGIPSYVLTESCRNARTKTSRGIMPPLDALYTDLTNLGKLFGVEERAARLVADFKKRVADVRAKAPQGGDRPKVFLYDSGRDQPFTSGRFGAPEQIIAEAGGANVMHDLADSWTTVGWESVVARDPDVILVCDYGDVSAEAKKKFLLSYAPLRDVAAVKNRRIFTLDYADLVESPRNPSAIDRFGAYLREAAGKR